One part of the bacterium genome encodes these proteins:
- a CDS encoding DUF721 domain-containing protein produces the protein MLPRVLKGLKLDKVLASQRAVTLWPEIAGPKTAAHTRALEVDGSTLVVIADSQAWMTQLRFLKPQLLRKIETRMGAGLVSDVRFVLGRARTAH, from the coding sequence GTGCTGCCACGCGTCCTGAAGGGGTTGAAGCTCGACAAGGTGCTGGCCTCGCAGCGGGCCGTGACGCTTTGGCCGGAGATAGCCGGGCCGAAAACCGCCGCACACACGCGCGCGCTTGAGGTGGATGGCAGCACCCTCGTGGTTATCGCCGACAGCCAGGCGTGGATGACGCAGCTCCGGTTCCTGAAGCCGCAACTGCTGAGGAAGATCGAGACGCGCATGGGAGCGGGGTTGGTCAGCGACGTACGATTCGTGCTCGGACGCGCACGCACCGCGCATTGA
- the gyrB gene encoding DNA topoisomerase (ATP-hydrolyzing) subunit B gives MAEAYNAAQIHVLKGLEAVRHRPAMYIGDIGVRGMHHLIYEVVDNAIDEALAGFCDEITVTIHSDDEVSVLDNGRGIPVDMHPTEKRSALDVVLTVLHSGAKFEHKVYQISGGLHGVGVSVVNALSEHLAAEVYRDGKAYRMDFERGKAQGDLQVIGKTKLQGTLIRFKPDAQIFKKVEFKGEVIQARMRELAYLNKDIKINLKDERTGTSETFHYPNGLADFVKFLDTGRTALHKPVMIEEDRNGMHVDVAFEYNDGYVESIFSFANTINTHEGGTHLSGFKSALTRTLGEYARKSNALKEGDELTGEDTREGLTAVVSVKIGDPQFEGQTKTKLGNGEAKSVVETVVNEKLAQYFEENPRFANRIVEKVLTAAKARMAARKARDLTRRRSLLESDSLPGKLADCSCEDPASSELYIVEGDSAGGSAKQGRNREFQAILPLRGKILNVEKSNLNKILSNNEIRTLISAVGAGIGEEDFDAQKARYHKIVIMTDADVDGSHIRVLLLTFFYRFMQPLIEAGYVYIAQPPLYKVKQGKTENYLYSDEALASLSSKNKGTAFDIQRYKGLGEMNPEQLWETTMNPDKRTLKRVAMEDATEADAVFRMLMGDEVEPRRDFIEKNAAHVENLDV, from the coding sequence ATGGCAGAAGCCTACAATGCAGCACAAATCCATGTCTTAAAAGGTCTCGAAGCTGTCCGGCACCGGCCCGCGATGTACATCGGCGACATCGGGGTCCGGGGTATGCATCACCTGATTTACGAGGTGGTGGACAACGCGATTGATGAGGCGCTGGCCGGCTTCTGCGACGAGATAACCGTGACAATCCACTCGGATGACGAGGTGTCGGTTCTGGACAACGGCCGCGGCATTCCGGTGGACATGCATCCGACCGAGAAGCGGTCGGCGCTCGACGTGGTGTTGACCGTGCTGCATTCCGGGGCGAAGTTCGAGCACAAGGTTTACCAGATTTCGGGCGGGCTGCACGGCGTGGGTGTGTCGGTGGTGAACGCGCTGTCCGAGCACCTGGCCGCGGAGGTCTACCGGGACGGCAAGGCTTACCGGATGGACTTCGAGCGCGGCAAGGCGCAGGGCGACCTGCAGGTCATCGGCAAGACGAAGCTGCAGGGAACCCTCATCCGGTTCAAGCCCGACGCGCAGATTTTCAAGAAGGTCGAGTTCAAGGGCGAGGTCATCCAGGCGCGGATGCGCGAACTTGCCTACCTGAACAAGGACATCAAGATAAACCTGAAAGATGAGCGGACGGGCACGTCGGAGACGTTCCACTACCCGAATGGCCTGGCTGACTTCGTGAAGTTCCTCGACACCGGCCGGACTGCGCTGCACAAGCCGGTGATGATTGAGGAGGACCGGAACGGAATGCACGTCGACGTGGCGTTCGAGTACAACGACGGCTACGTCGAGTCGATCTTCTCGTTCGCCAATACCATAAACACCCACGAGGGCGGCACCCACCTTTCCGGTTTCAAGTCGGCGCTCACGCGTACGCTCGGCGAGTACGCGCGCAAGTCCAACGCCCTGAAGGAAGGGGACGAGCTGACCGGCGAGGATACCCGTGAGGGGCTGACCGCGGTGGTGTCCGTCAAGATCGGCGACCCGCAGTTCGAGGGCCAGACCAAGACCAAGCTCGGCAACGGTGAGGCCAAGAGCGTGGTCGAGACGGTGGTGAACGAGAAGCTGGCCCAGTACTTCGAAGAGAACCCGCGCTTTGCGAACCGGATTGTCGAGAAGGTGCTGACCGCGGCCAAGGCGCGGATGGCGGCGCGGAAGGCGCGCGACCTGACCCGGCGGCGCTCGCTGCTCGAGTCCGACAGCCTGCCCGGGAAGCTCGCCGACTGCTCCTGCGAGGACCCGGCCTCAAGCGAACTCTACATCGTCGAGGGCGACTCGGCCGGCGGTTCGGCCAAGCAGGGACGGAACCGGGAATTCCAGGCAATACTGCCGTTGCGCGGCAAGATCCTGAACGTCGAGAAGTCGAACCTGAACAAGATACTCTCGAACAACGAAATCCGCACGCTCATTTCCGCGGTCGGCGCGGGCATCGGCGAGGAGGACTTCGACGCGCAGAAGGCACGTTACCACAAGATTGTCATCATGACCGACGCGGACGTCGACGGTTCCCACATCCGGGTCCTGCTGCTGACGTTCTTCTACCGGTTCATGCAGCCGCTGATCGAGGCGGGCTACGTCTACATCGCCCAGCCGCCGCTGTACAAAGTGAAGCAGGGCAAGACCGAGAACTACCTGTACAGCGACGAGGCCCTCGCGAGCCTTTCCAGCAAGAACAAGGGTACCGCGTTCGACATCCAGCGGTACAAGGGCCTCGGCGAGATGAACCCGGAGCAGCTCTGGGAGACGACCATGAATCCGGACAAGCGGACGCTCAAGCGCGTCGCGATGGAAGACGCGACCGAGGCCGATGCCGTGTTCCGGATGCTGATGGGCGACGAGGTCGAGCCGCGCCGTGACTTCATCGAGAAGAACGCGGCGCATGTCGAGAACCTTGACGTGTAG
- a CDS encoding type II secretion system F family protein, which yields MPVFRYKVRDKEGKIISGTLEGGDINTIVERLDSFQYVPITIREEKKSANISIDIGRFFERTKPVDLINFTRQFVTLHRAGLPMLSAIGALQAQTKAKPLARALDAIRKDLMGGTALSAAMSKHPRVFNEIYVNSIWAGETGGVLDDILDRLSLLLEHDRKLGSDVGAAMRYPIILMVGFVGAIVVLATFVLPKFTMLLTQVGGKMPLPTKILIAFTNFMSHFWYILLLLVAGTAILFYLFIRTAAGRLWWDRLKLRIPVFGPIFYKMALSRFARMFETLDRTGLPILRSLGLVAKTVGNSYMGAAVDKLSESVRRGRGLAAPMRELGVFPVMVVQMVATGEESGALDEMLKQVSDYYDSEVEYAVKNLTAMIEPIMILFMGIGVIFLIIAIIMPYLSILTSFGSGGGYGTH from the coding sequence ATGCCAGTATTCCGCTACAAAGTCCGCGACAAAGAAGGTAAGATCATATCCGGCACACTCGAGGGCGGCGACATCAACACGATCGTCGAACGCCTCGACTCGTTTCAGTACGTGCCCATTACGATCCGCGAGGAAAAGAAGTCGGCCAACATCAGCATCGACATCGGCCGCTTCTTCGAGCGAACCAAGCCGGTTGACCTCATCAACTTCACCCGGCAGTTCGTGACCCTGCACCGCGCCGGCCTGCCGATGCTCTCGGCCATCGGCGCGCTGCAGGCCCAGACCAAGGCCAAGCCGCTCGCCCGCGCGCTCGACGCGATCCGCAAAGACCTGATGGGCGGTACCGCGCTCTCGGCGGCGATGTCCAAACACCCCCGGGTTTTCAACGAGATCTACGTCAACTCCATCTGGGCCGGCGAGACGGGCGGTGTGTTGGACGACATCCTCGACCGTCTCTCGCTGCTGCTGGAGCACGATCGCAAGCTGGGGTCGGACGTCGGCGCGGCGATGCGCTATCCTATCATCCTGATGGTGGGTTTCGTCGGCGCCATCGTCGTACTCGCGACGTTCGTGCTGCCGAAGTTCACCATGCTGCTCACTCAGGTGGGCGGCAAGATGCCGCTGCCGACGAAGATCCTCATCGCCTTCACGAACTTCATGTCCCACTTCTGGTACATCCTCCTGCTGCTCGTCGCCGGTACCGCGATCCTGTTCTACCTGTTCATCCGGACGGCGGCCGGACGCCTCTGGTGGGACCGGCTTAAGCTGCGGATACCGGTATTCGGGCCCATCTTTTACAAGATGGCGCTCTCGCGGTTCGCGCGGATGTTCGAAACCCTGGACCGCACGGGACTGCCCATCCTGCGCAGCCTGGGCCTGGTTGCCAAGACCGTCGGCAATTCCTACATGGGCGCAGCGGTCGACAAGCTGTCGGAGTCGGTCCGCCGCGGTCGCGGCCTGGCCGCGCCGATGCGGGAGCTCGGCGTGTTCCCGGTCATGGTAGTTCAGATGGTTGCGACCGGCGAGGAATCAGGTGCTCTGGACGAGATGCTCAAACAGGTATCGGACTACTACGACTCGGAAGTCGAGTACGCGGTCAAGAACCTGACCGCGATGATCGAGCCGATAATGATTCTCTTCATGGGTATCGGCGTCATCTTCCTGATCATCGCCATCATCATGCCGTACCTGTCGATCCTGACCAGCTTCGGGTCAGGTGGCGGCTACGGAACGCATTAG
- a CDS encoding M42 family metallopeptidase translates to MADRKLLRELTEAFGPSGFETESANIMARELAGAGKVARDGLGSVVCKVAGSSERPRIMVSAHMDEVGFMVKSITTDGYVRFLPIGGWWPQVLLGQRVLVRTRKGDFPGVIGSKAPHELSDEEKKQLPDIDRMFIDLGCAEGFDVKMKLGVRPGDPIVPVSPYVELGKNLMMAKAWDDRGGCGIVIETARALEGKKHPNTVFLVGSVQEEVGLRGARTAAEVVQPDVALALDVSLCYEHPDKARKGVTERLGNGAAILVHDSTMIPNTRLRDWVIDLAEKKRIKYHLTTVRGGYDTGVIHIHRSGVPSLAIGWPTRYIHAHTGIISATDYDATVKLLTAIIENLDEAVSKSLRSF, encoded by the coding sequence GTGGCTGACAGAAAACTTCTGCGTGAACTGACCGAGGCGTTTGGACCGTCGGGTTTTGAGACCGAATCGGCGAACATCATGGCGCGGGAACTTGCCGGCGCGGGCAAGGTCGCCCGCGACGGCCTGGGTAGCGTTGTCTGCAAGGTCGCCGGCTCGTCCGAGCGGCCGCGCATCATGGTGTCGGCGCACATGGACGAAGTCGGGTTTATGGTGAAGTCCATCACCACCGATGGCTATGTCAGATTCCTGCCGATCGGTGGCTGGTGGCCGCAGGTGCTGCTCGGCCAGCGCGTGCTGGTGCGGACCCGCAAGGGCGATTTCCCCGGGGTCATCGGTTCGAAAGCGCCGCATGAATTGTCCGATGAGGAGAAGAAACAACTGCCGGATATCGACCGGATGTTCATCGACCTGGGCTGCGCCGAGGGGTTCGACGTCAAGATGAAACTCGGCGTGCGTCCCGGCGACCCGATCGTGCCGGTATCACCTTACGTCGAGCTCGGTAAGAACCTGATGATGGCCAAGGCGTGGGACGACCGCGGCGGCTGCGGGATCGTGATTGAGACCGCCCGGGCGCTGGAGGGGAAGAAGCACCCGAACACCGTCTTCCTGGTGGGCAGCGTGCAAGAGGAAGTCGGCCTGCGCGGGGCGCGGACCGCGGCCGAGGTGGTGCAGCCGGACGTGGCGCTGGCGCTCGACGTTTCGCTCTGCTACGAGCACCCGGACAAGGCTCGTAAGGGCGTGACCGAGCGGCTGGGCAACGGCGCCGCCATCCTCGTCCACGACAGCACGATGATTCCCAATACGCGGCTGCGCGACTGGGTGATTGACCTCGCTGAGAAGAAGCGCATCAAGTACCACCTGACGACCGTGCGCGGCGGGTATGACACAGGCGTTATTCACATCCATCGTTCGGGTGTGCCGTCGCTCGCCATCGGCTGGCCGACCCGTTACATCCACGCCCACACCGGCATCATCTCCGCAACGGACTACGACGCGACCGTAAAACTCCTGACCGCCATCATCGAGAACCTCGATGAGGCGGTCAGTAAGAGTCTGCGGTCTTTCTAG